DNA from Daucus carota subsp. sativus chromosome 1, DH1 v3.0, whole genome shotgun sequence:
ACTGGGTTTCACTCCATCCAAAACCATCTGCTCAAAAGAGGAAATTGCATCACGAGGATGCCCGTGTAAGGCATAACCCATTATCATAGCTGTCCATGCCACCATGTCTGGTCTTTCTATAtcatcaaaaatcaatctagcaatcCTTATATTCCCACACTTTGCGTACATGTCTACCAGGGAGCTTGCTATAAAAACATTGTCATCAAAACCACCCCTTAATATGTAGCCATGAAGTTGTCTTCCCAAAAGTAGTGTCAAGTGAGCACATGCAGGTATGATACTTGAAAAAGAAACTTCCACGGGCTTGATTTCAGCTATCACCATCTGCCTGAACAAGGTCAAGCCTTCATCGAATAAACCATTTTGCACACAACCTGCGATAACACTGTTCCAGGATACATAATCTTTATAAGGCAGCAAACGGAATACGCTATTCGAATCTTGTGTCCTCATACAATTTGCATACATGTCAATCAAGCTACTGCCAATAAAAACATCCTCACCAAACCCATGCCTTATGACATATCCATGAATCTCCTTCCCTCTCAAAACATCCACATATTCAGCAAAAATAGGAAGTACACTAGATAGCGTAAAAACATCAGGCTTTAAATTAGCATTCCCCATCTCCCTAAGCATTCGTAAAGCTTCGCCAAACATTCCATTTTGAGCATACCCTGCAATCACGGTGTTCCAAGAAACAATATCCCTAACAGGCATCACTTCAAACAATTTTCTAACTCCATCAATTACTATATCACTCCTCGTAAACAACTTCCCATCATTCCAATCTAAACCACCACCATTTCGATACATTTCCCCTCTCTCAAGCCTTTTATCAAACACATGGTGACCCTTACTCTCAGGCCCACAACAACCCACCAAACTCCACAATTTAGAATACATATTCATAAGTGCATTTCCAGTATAAAGATCAAACTCCATCCCAGACCTTATAATACACCCATGAACACACTCACCTACTCTCAAATCCTTTAAAGAAGTGCATGACTTTAACACTGAAGGGAACATATTATGATCTGGGCTAATCCCAAAACCTCTCATTTGAACGAAACAAGCCAAAGATTTTACAAAACATCCATTTGAAGCATAGGTTTTAATGAGTGATTTCCAAGCACGAACAGGTGGCGGGACATGAAGGGTGTTAAAAACATGTACAGATTCATGTAACAAATTGAAATTAGAGTAAATTGAAAGAAGGGTTGATATTCTTGAAGCAAACAAAATGGGGTGTGCGgatgttttgatgatttgtgCATGAAGCTGGATCGCTTGAGACTTTGACTTGATTGTAAATGGACTGTCTAGAAATGACTTCACAAGTGCTTGGGTAGAATTCATCAATTTAATATATGAGTTTCACTTTTTGTTAGTAGTTTTCCTATAAGTACATAAGTACATATGCAATGGTTTCAACAAACTTCTCACCTGAATAAAATGATCAAGCAGCACTAATCGTTAGATTGATAATAACAGGTCATCAGCTAccaattcaataaaaatattctaattCTACGAAAAATAACAATATCTGAGAAGTGagaatgttatatatatatataaacaaaacttGACCAGTCTGAGTATAACAACAGCACACTGCAAATTAGAAAATGCATAATAATGGTAAGTGTAAAGTTGGAATAACAAAATGATGAGGTGAAactttaacaacaattatggatACCAAGTCACGAGTTACTGTTGTACAAATCAATCACGACAAATGTGAGTAatagaaatgaaaattttgtagtGGTTTGTAAGTTAAATTAGTTTGTATCCGTAAATGTACATGCAATCAATTAAATCGATAATAAAGAGAACACACATGAGAAAGAGGACCTGGTTGGTTCTACTAGGAGTGAGCTGAAACATGAGTAAAACTCAAGGGAGAGTAAGCTTTTTTATAGTCAAATACTTAGTCATACCCTAAATTTTACTAGTACAAGGCCATTCCAAGTTTCCAAtgaatttctatatttttttaactcagGCTCATGTCGGATTGATTGCAACACTTATAAATGTAGAGGCCCCAGTCCCCACGGGCTCTTGCCTGCATATATATGCAAACCACCAAATAAAATACTGTCCGTGGCATTTCAGAACACTTTAAGGGTGGAAACCGGGACCCTTACCATTACTCTTAACttcttaagcatttaatcaagcaAAAAGAGAACTCACTCAAACAAAAAAGTTGTAGGACAAGTTGAATATAACTGGTAGAGGAGCAAATAAATCCTCAAATTTCTTGATTCACAACATACTACTCTCATCATTCTTGGATGATTACATCTCTATAGAAGTATAATCTATCTTAATTGATATTTGACCAATCCTACAAACTATCTAGATTTCTCAAAGATACTGCCTCCGTCCCATTCATTTTTATACAGTTTCGTTTTTGGGAcatcccatttaattgtatacatcTTCAAAATAGTAaagctttataatataaaattttaactacacccactacttttttCCACTACACtcactttatatattaaatattagttggtctcctcactttacccacttttcctACATTATtccactaaattatattttttcctaATCTCCGTGCAGCATcccatatgtatattatttcaggggacagagggagtaactacTTAGCATTATCCTAAATCTTGGTTCCTCAGAGGAAAATATCACCACAGTTATAAATTCATCAATCTTCCTAATCTGATAATACACATATTTAATTTCGTACACAATTATATCagatcaaaacataaataaaaaactaatttaataaataattctgTTAAATTATTAGTTCCAATCTCCATTTGTCAAAGACTTTAAAAGCTAGAATCTTCAACTTCCCCACAACCACACAAAATACACAATATAGTcagtaaaaaaacaataaaaatattcactTATTATCCATTCTCTTCCTTAATTCTCATAAATTACCACTTACAAATCCACAAATTCCAATTTTTTAGTAACTTGAAAAGCTAGAAAATTGCAGACAAATTCAAAATATACAGTATACAAAcacatagagagagagagatagcaAGATAAAGAAGATAAAAAATACCTCCGGAGCCAGTTGAGAAGAGAATCCCACAAACCCATAATTGAAGAAAAGCCCAGATGAAATTAATGATACTTACAAAAATGTATATGTAATTTCTGTATTTTCAGAATCGTCAACAAGACAATGAGTACAAGGAAACTCCGCCGACTAAAGCCGAAACTCTGTTTCTGCTGGGCTTTGGCAGTTATTATGCACGATGGCCCAGTATCAACGGCGGGCCCAAATGTTCTGGTAGACGGCCCATGTATTCTCTCCGGGTTTTAATACCTGTATTTGCATCTGGTTTTTGACACGCTTAAATTGTTATCCTCAAAATTAGTttcgaattttaatatataaaataataaattaatattttgtttaaaactACAATTTGACATATGTTTCTTGCGTGTTGGTTTctatttctacttttttttgactcgtttgtgtaaaaaatcagaattatttataaaaaattgataatactAATTTTGTGCGAGAATTTATTATCCAAATcgtttaatcatttataaatcttaatttactaCCCAATTCTAACCCACTTCTTTATTTCGAGAAGAAGCacctttttttaagtttacccaaATTGCAGCTAACGTTGTTTTTTGTCCTCGCGGATAACCTTCCACGCGATCCTGTGATGATTAATATGTCGGAGTTTGAACTTCTACAAAACGCATTGCTTACAAAACTAGTGCCAAACTCACCAACCTTAAGAGTTAAGATGGCCTTTCTGCTGAGCATCCTCTGAATCAATTGCAAGCATCTTCTTGTGAATCATACTGGGGATGAAAAGTTTGTCAGCATACTAAAATTGACAACTCCTTGAGAAAAAGATAGCACATGTGATCTTCAAAATACCCGTCCGTCTCTATGAATCTGGTCCATGGAAGggctaaatataaaattaatgttaAATGCCATTTTTCCCCCGACTCATATCTGTTTTGAAATGTACTTAATATCAAACTCATATCTCTTTCGAAATGTGTTTGTgtacatttaatataaaatataattaaaaaattaattaaaatatatttttatgtattattttatgaaatattaattaaatttttgtatttacatataattatgtacaaattatacatatatatatatatatatatattataagtaaatatatatttttttacatgaaaatatattaattgatttaaaaaatatatttatacctTGTACATACATTCATGTATTTTCATGTAAATGAAAACTAATGGGACACTAAATTGAACTGTGTACTTTTGTGTTCGTgtatgaaaatttgaaaattttcatttagtgTTCGATAGAGTGTTTTCATATCGTGTATTGAATTGCGAGGTCGAAGCTTAACTATGATCATGTTCTAAAGTTGGAAGACTTTATTCAGATTACTCCCCGGGAGCAATGAAGGAAGAAAACCTTGCAGAGCGAAATGCAATTCTATTACATGATCCCGTCAGTCGAAGTATTGAAGGCTTGCTCAAAATCATAAATTGAAAAGTTTGCAATAAGATGATATGTTTTGGAGGGAGACAACGTGAGGTCTACCAACCTCGTTAGGTACAACTGTCCACTGTCCACCACTCTTTGCAGTTTGCACTTACCAGTTACGCCGGTGAAGATGCACCACGGATCTTTGGAAGAGCCACTTTCTGCTGATAATGTGGCTTCAATGTTTCTGCGAGGCATCTCAAGTGTGGTTAAGTTAGATGGCTTATGTGCATATTGGTCCAAACTTAGATGATTAAAGTGTGCATAATTTATAAACTTCACTGAGACTCAAAAGCTCCTTCCTCACAACTCCACTGAGATATGTAACCATGACTCATATCTAATTCCGATATGATCCACAAAAGTTTAATCGAAACGAATGTCATGCAAGTCGTTTTGTAACTAATAAGAGTACTTGCATGCGTTTTACgccagaaaaataattttaatcatagAGTAATGCAATGCAAAATCACTCCTACCTCATAATTTCGTCACACAAACCAAACTAACAAGACTTCAATTCTATGCAATCGAGTAAATATCATGAAACTGGATAGCCCAGTTAGATACAACATACCCATGTGTTTTTCTTGGACCGCCCATAGGCCCCGTACTGTCTGTTAGACACTTTTCTCGGGAGAGTTGTAGCCTGCATCgcctataaaaatgaaaaaaacatgagCATTTTAAATTAACACAGTACTTAtcctataaattattttaaaatttctcttcttctaataaattacataattatatttaaaataaaagttaaaaaaaaaactttataaaAATGATCGGAGCGATCTCATCAAGACTAAGTTCTActtaaattattatcttatttttgTAAATGTACATAAATAATCTTTACAATATTTTagatggattttttttatccaaataaGTCCCAGGGATTTCAAACTGTACCCATAGAATTATCACATGTGAATATTAGTTTACTTGACTTACATAAATTGTTTGACAAAGCAATTAAGTGTTTCCCGTTAGTATAATCCTCGAGTTACAATAATTCTTCTACATAATAAATTCGTTCGGGATAAGAGTAAATATGTACCATATACGTGTGGCGGTGGGGGTACCAAACGTCTAAAGTGTCTAAAAAGCATGCTCAACACTTTCTATTAACAAATAGACAATCGAGTAAAATGAGAAAGGCCAGCTCcaattttatgatatatatatacatctccACAACATCATGTCTACGATAGATTGACATAAGCATTCGAATGTTGgggttttaattattaaaatataaaacgcatatttttaattattgacCGATTTCTAAGATTAACTTTAAGGTTGATATTAATAAAACAACTTAAAAAAACACTAAATACTCGatgtttcaaatttaatatatataaacaaaatcctGAGAGAAAAATATCTACCTTCTAAAATCATGTAACACTTCTATAATATGTTTCTCCCAGAATTAAAGTGAATTTCTGCATTACGTCCGAATGTAACATAGAGGCTGTTTGgctgaatttaaaataagtgacttattgtttaaaataaagaagtggatttgAAGTTATAAGTTGGTTTGGACTAATAAGTTATCAGAAGTGTTTGGATACGATGACTTGtaagtttttaagtgtttggatgacttaacttataagttagtcagaaaataataaaaatactcatgactatatattatcatataatatttcataaaaaaattataatgatattaaaaataaaattataaacattcaattctgaatattttttttaacaaggaCCTTTgtttaactctttttaactctaacatattctatttcaattattaagtaaccctttctaactctaTTATGTTACGCaacaaatatcttttttcattaattttacatattaataacagaatttttttataaatagataacaaattgtaaaaactaaattttcatgagaaaatataataaattggttaatataatttaatataattaaaattcaatttattaatactaaattactaattaaatgatattaaaatttaaattattaataataaattacgactATCTCTCAATCACATAACCAGAATAACATATATCATCATTTTGCGTTTAAAAAGAGCCGATAGAAATAAGCTGGGTCAAATAAAAGCTACGATTTGTAACTTCTTTCGTGAGCTTTTTTCCTCTTCATTAGGTGCTTTAAAAATTTTGCCAAACATGCATCAAACTAGAGAGGAGCGGGCTTTCAagcttttaagcccagaagcaccgctgccaaacacccacatagtaACTTGTACTTGTATACAAAATTGTCGTTAtgtgcattaaaaaaaattgacttaaGATAATATCAAAGATAAGATTAGTACCATAAATGGTAGTACAAAATACGGAAAATTGCCTGCACTAGCAATAGCCTGTGGCAAGTGTTAGATATATTAACATATACTTTCATGCTTATTGTACAAGTAACGAACAAACTTCATTTTTAAACATGTTTTTGATAGTGTCAAAGGGAAAAACTATAGATGATAATGTTTCACCTAAATCTTGGAAGTGTATATTTACGAAATGTTGGTATTTATCACTAAAAAGGCATTATTTTACCGCTTTCTTCTTCTCATTTTTCCTGTGGGATCGTCTTATCTTTTAATCATGAAAATGTtgttcttaaatatatatatatattgttcaaATAGTATATACTTATATTGTCACAGATTTATATAGGAGTTGTGCATTATAGGCCAAATACAGATGTTACGATATTGTAGTTTCTTTAAGAGAAAACCTAAATGCTAAATAAAGTAATGGAACGATTTTAATGGGAAAAGATGGTAGAATATGACAAattaataattgttaaattattaatttatgataaattaatatgtaaaatacagaATTCTGGttttaacataataataatatatataatcttgattaattaaaaatcttaataaattaataaaatataacgatcctaacattattaatttacatGAGACTGTGTTTTCAAATTTCACGGCAAATTTGGGAGAGAATCTCAAACAGAATTAAAGGATAATTAACAGAGATCAACCGAGTCAAACACCAGATACTTATACTAATGAACTTTGTAACATtgaagttcatatttaatgacaataGTCATGTATGGTAGCTCGAATAAGTAAAATCTAGAGAATTTTTTCTGTATAATAATGGATGACGATGGAtaagtattaaaagaaaaataatttttttcatatatttttatccaTATAAATTACACTCGAGTAGTTCACATCACATGTCACCGTACATGAGAATTAAAATAATGCACTGTAACAATCTTTGTAGTAAGAATAAGACATGGCATCGATAAAACCCTTAAAGTCATAGAACGCGTTGAATGGTTGAACACACGAGTGGATGTctgttaaagaaaataaaaatatttattcaacaaaataaaaataaaataaaaaagagtaCAATGTGGATGAAGTAAGCGATGTGGTGTCCTGTACAGTGGAGGGGTTGATTtttgatgtgtatatatatgtgaagtGGTGATTTGAAGCTAGCATTAGTCAGACAACTCCACCTTCTCTCTCCCTAGCtatttataaatacaaatctctctctgtctctcttgCTACATAATTTATATTGCTGATTAAACTTGCATTGAATTAGTGTAAGTGTATACATAATATTTGATAACAAATACAAGAAAGTATCAAGGGAGATAATGGGGAGGCAACCATGCTGTGACAAAGTTGGTTTGAAGAAGGGACCATGGACTGCTGATGAAGATAAGAAgctcatcaactttattctcaCTAATGGCCAATGCTGTTGGAGAGCTGTTCCTAAACTTGCAGGTTTTTCTCTATCCTTTACTTTACCTTCTAAATATTATATGTCTGAGTCTCGACTGCTTCATACTTGTCGCGCTTATTATATGTTGACGTTTGAGTCTATTTTGCAAATATTGGAACTTGCAAGGATATATTGTAACTGGGTGTTTTTTGGGCATTACAGGACTGCTGAGGTGTGGTAAGAGCTGCAGGTTGAGATGGACAAACTATCTGAGACCGGATTTAAAGAGAGGGTTGTTATCGGAATATGAGGAGAACTTGGTCATTGACCTCCATTCTCAACTTGGCAATAGGTAAATTTGCTATTGCCTACTAAGTTTTCTTTAATTCAGGCATCAACATCAGATTACTGATTTGAAGTTAAAAGAAAATTGCTAGTCATGGCTAAACACATAGTATATTTTTGAGGTCAAAAAGTGGCAGACAGTGCAAATGAAGTGGCACTGAATTTTAGCTCCATACTGTCCTTTTTCATCATCTGTTCTTGTTCAATTTGTATACTACCATAATGTTTTCATAGAAAGATGAAACagaagttttatttaatttccaAGAATCTTTTTAGGCATGCAGCAAGATTACTTTTTTAGCATGGACAACTTTAAGTGGCCATCACATTCTTGACAAACTAATTATTCATGAAATATATGATGGTTGCAGATGGTCCAAGATTGCCTCTAATCTTCCTGGGAGAACTGATAATGAGATTAAGAATCATTGGaatacacatattaagaaaaaattaagGAAGATGGGAATTGATCCTCTGACTCACAAGCCACTACCAccacctcctcctccaccagaaCCAGCTCAAGACCAACAAAATCCCAAGTCACCTGAAGTGCTAGAGACAGTGACTATTCAAGAAGATGAGAACCAGAGCCTTTCAGAAGCTGATCCATCAATGGAAGTCATAAACAATGGTTTTTGCACAGATGAAGTGCCTCTAATAGAGCCTCATGAGATTCTTGTTTCAGAGTCCTCTGTGCCTTGCTCCTCATCTTCAACCTCTACTTCATCAACCACAAATATTAACAACTTACTTGAAGATTTGGAGTTTTTGCCAAGTTTTGAATGGCTTAATGGTGATGCTTGCACACCAAATAACTTGGGATTCTGGGATATGCATGATGACTTCAACTACATGGATTTGCTAAATAATGATATTGACACAGCTGACAGAAATAATGATATTTTTACTGTGAATCCTCCCCTTCCTCCTCCTCCTGCTGCTCATCATGATTTTAACCAGTACTCAAGAATGGTAATGGATGAAGAATCTTGGAAGTTTGAGCTCATGTGAGGGGACttgctaatttttaatattttttttcatgttttttttttgtgtaattttgtttgtttaatgtAGAGTTTAGAGAATGAATAAATGAGGCTGAGAAAGTAAAGCTGTCGCTTTGTAATTAGCAGAAAGGAAAGATTATCTTGGTAGTTAACCTTTGCTAATACTTACTTAGATGAATGCAGATGTAATTCATGTATAAGGGTTCACTGTAATTATTTTACCTTATTCATATCTTATCTTTTCTTTACTGGAAATGTGATATTTAACTTGATATTGTTTATACGGATACGGTTGATGTTGATATACAAATGCTATGAACTATGAAGTGTGCTATGTGCGTCTTTGTCCTGAaacgtttgtgtaaaaaactaaaaatataataacacttttaataatatatttcttaaaaacttgtgtaaaatagaaatttttatAGGAAGTGTTGTCCCCGGAAAAAACAGTAAGTTGAGAGACCAGCTTCTTTTTCTCATGACTTGTAATACTTTAATAAGTGAATCACTTACGAATCATAACctatttttgtaatttcttatttcattaaataatatttaatttttttcaatttggcCAAACCGACCCTATATAAATGTCTGCATTAGACCTGGCAAtttggtacacgacacgaaaacacGATACGAAAAgttcgggtttggttttcaatattcggtacacgaacacgaaagtacacgaacacgaaaatacacgttGAATTTagtgtcgggttcgggtttttattttatatacacgaaagtacacgaatgtacacgatatatatatatttttaaaaaaataaatatatgttcgtgtaaaaatatatatatttatatatataatatatatacatgtacaaatttgtacacaattgtatacatatataaagatttaatatatatttcactatataatacataaaaatgcatatatttcattaaataatacataataatgtatttttttaaaatatatttaaattaaattaaattattatatttatattaaatgtacACAAAAactacacgaaaagtacacgacacgTTTCGAAACGGGTACGGGTTTGAGATTAGGTACACGAATCCGAAACGGGTCGGGTACGGGTTTCACCTTCAAGTACACGAAACGtgaaagtacacgacacgattGACAGGTCTAGTCTGCATGAGtgtttatataaaattactGCTTGTAATTTATTTTGGCTTACATGGTATTCAAATGGTATGGATAGGCTTTGGTTTGACACAAAACCCTAGAGTCTCAAGTTTATAAGCAGGCCACTGGACCTTAAATTCCTGCCTTTAATataactagcttatagcccgtgcaaggcacgggagctttttaattatttataaatctcttaaatatattttaaatggtgtgaagaaatttaatttataaataataaattaaaattttcaataaaataaaattcgaaattataatttgtttgtaagttagaactgtggtaaatacatcatcacagtcattaatggcttcaaataaactattgtaatgaaGCCATTCCTTTTATCGTATGTAccctgccaaagtattaaattctttctatcaaattttaatatattttgagtgaaaTACGTTATTGCcaacttttatttgattatatttataaatgtattttatattagaattattatagtgTGATTTAAatagcccgcaagggttggtttagctggttaaagagaggatatgtatcctcttggtcacaggttcgactcccaaAGGGTGGATTAACGCTATTGCGTGATCCGAAGGGTAGCGGTTGCGGGATCCtaggttaaaaaaatatataatgtgatttaaatatttttcaaaaaatttatatggttctaaattaaaattgataaacataatttgtttttgaattaagaaaaggattcataaacatgcaataagaaggtagaatctattttggattaagaaaaagtttttgtatttgctaatcacgtaaatccggcttattaattttaaaatatattataaaaaaaattgtgacggtgagatttatatgattctacgaataaaactggtaggaaatatttatttgggattaaaaaaatcatatacacgtgaaagacagaatttgttttggattcagaaaaggaattataaatatgcaaggtgatatcagttgtcttgtagaacagaagttaattttccaatctaacggtgcttatttgttcaatataagatccaacggatgataagcttttggaacagaggaccatgcgaccaaattatctcccttacgcttattatatataagtatataataagaATTTTATACTAAATATTGATAATCTTTGGTAGCAAAAATACAGACGTGTATCTCTGAGCGAGATCCAGCTGGTATTATCATCAAGTGCAGCACTTATTTGCATACTTGCACTAAaacaaaacttttttttttggtcaggaACTAAAAACAAAACTTTATTTAGCTAAGTTATTTAactaactagttgagaagccgcgcgttgcggcggtccaTAGCGTTGCGGCGgtccataaaaattatattagtgatttaatattaatatttgtagaataaaataattttatggctgtctataaaaagtatattaatgtttcaaagttaatatttgtaggataaaataaatttatatcataaaaatcttgatgtaataccaatactaatatataaaattgcaaaattagactataatttatggtgaaaaaatgaaaataaatttatacacgtaattaacaatttaaagcatgacgaatcttaattttatttgttttttttaaagtaatcatgttcttatattgtcacattcctccaatttttttggattgattgtgcacaaaaacatctaacttaaatataactaccctcttaaaagttgcttgaacggagcaaacagataatgcatgaataattttttcatgtatacaaagtaaataatataaaaattaacaacaacaaacatgtccaatgaacaaaacaaatattataaaagaataaccaacaaacatacatcactaatagttaatttattgacatcaaccatcaatattatgtcaagactatattcttttcccatgtttggatttgtcgactccaatataacgatTTATAACGACATTTACTTGCAATAACctttactgtataaacaacattcacttatcgttgcagaagaacgacacctccgagttagaaatcgagcaagagaaaggtatttctaagttttgatatttttcatccaaaaatttcagaaaaatagaacggagcgatgtaagaggcgtcacctacacgcccctcgcttctcctttaaaaatcgagtaagagaactatgaggtaggtttgtggtattgagaggggaggttgtgtttagatgatccaaaaccctacgatctatacgggtatttataggtgcagagagatttgtttgctactcttttccataattaaataatctgaacaaaatcagattaaaattttcaatttactatattccgtaaataatctgtctttcccataattaaataatctgaaacaaaatcagtttaaaactttcaagctactatattccataaataatctgaaacaaaatcagattctgaaacttgcttcttatatacccgaaactaaaaaaggtagttctaataacaaaatcagattaaaatttcaaagctgctatattccataaataatctgaaacaaaatcagattctgaaacttgcttctaatatacctgaaactaaaaaaggtagttctaatttttgatatttttcatccaaaaatttcaaaaaattagaaaaatagaacgaagcgatatgagaggcgccacctacacgcccc
Protein-coding regions in this window:
- the LOC108203155 gene encoding putative pentatricopeptide repeat-containing protein At3g23330, translating into MNSTQALVKSFLDSPFTIKSKSQAIQLHAQIIKTSAHPILFASRISTLLSIYSNFNLLHESVHVFNTLHVPPPVRAWKSLIKTYASNGCFVKSLACFVQMRGFGISPDHNMFPSVLKSCTSLKDLRVGECVHGCIIRSGMEFDLYTGNALMNMYSKLWSLVGCCGPESKGHHVFDKRLERGEMYRNGGGLDWNDGKLFTRSDIVIDGVRKLFEVMPVRDIVSWNTVIAGYAQNGMFGEALRMLREMGNANLKPDVFTLSSVLPIFAEYVDVLRGKEIHGYVIRHGFGEDVFIGSSLIDMYANCMRTQDSNSVFRLLPYKDYVSWNSVIAGCVQNGLFDEGLTLFRQMVIAEIKPVEVSFSSIIPACAHLTLLLGRQLHGYILRGGFDDNVFIASSLVDMYAKCGNIRIARLIFDDIERPDMVAWTAMIMGYALHGHPRDAISSFEQMVLDGVKPSDVVFLAVLTACSHGGMVDEALKYFSIMTQEYGISPCLEHYAAISDLLARAGKLEEAYKFISNMQIKQTGSIWLTLLTACRSSNNIELAEKISKKIVALDPKNMGAYVLLSNTYSASERWRDAANLRSNMRNKGLKKKAASSWIEGSF
- the LOC108213318 gene encoding transcription factor MYB20, with protein sequence MGRQPCCDKVGLKKGPWTADEDKKLINFILTNGQCCWRAVPKLAGLLRCGKSCRLRWTNYLRPDLKRGLLSEYEENLVIDLHSQLGNRWSKIASNLPGRTDNEIKNHWNTHIKKKLRKMGIDPLTHKPLPPPPPPPEPAQDQQNPKSPEVLETVTIQEDENQSLSEADPSMEVINNGFCTDEVPLIEPHEILVSESSVPCSSSSTSTSSTTNINNLLEDLEFLPSFEWLNGDACTPNNLGFWDMHDDFNYMDLLNNDIDTADRNNDIFTVNPPLPPPPAAHHDFNQYSRMVMDEESWKFELM